A single Prochlorococcus marinus XMU1410 DNA region contains:
- the psbP gene encoding photosystem II reaction center PsbP encodes MKNIKFNPFKYLFLIFLCLTLSACSGGLNAGLEAYQSPDGRYAFLYPTGWTRVKVDGGPEIIYHDLINSNETLSLVISDVNKEVQLEQLGSPSDVGQTLIDKVIAPEGSGREVKLINTNKREASNHIFYDLEYELNLNEQARHELATVVIDRGTLYTFAVGTNEERWNKVEGMFSNVIESFNFLI; translated from the coding sequence ATGAAAAATATTAAATTTAACCCTTTCAAATATTTATTTTTGATTTTTTTGTGTTTAACACTGAGTGCTTGCAGTGGAGGACTAAATGCGGGATTAGAAGCTTATCAAAGTCCAGATGGGAGATATGCCTTTTTGTATCCAACAGGATGGACTAGAGTAAAAGTCGATGGAGGTCCTGAAATCATTTATCATGATCTAATAAACAGCAATGAGACCTTAAGTTTAGTTATTTCTGATGTAAATAAAGAGGTTCAATTAGAGCAATTAGGGAGCCCAAGTGATGTAGGTCAAACATTAATTGATAAAGTTATAGCTCCCGAAGGTTCAGGTAGAGAGGTAAAACTTATAAATACTAATAAGAGGGAGGCATCCAATCATATTTTCTATGATTTAGAGTATGAATTAAATTTAAATGAACAGGCAAGACATGAATTAGCTACTGTAGTAATTGATAGAGGAACACTTTACACTTTCGCTGTGGGAACAAATGAAGAAAGGTGGAATAAAGTTGAAGGTATGTTTAGTAACGTAATTGAATCATTTAACTTCTTAATATAG
- the lipA gene encoding lipoyl synthase produces the protein MRDNDLIKKEKILRLPSWIKFPISKASEFEKIQTLIKKSNIHTICEEARCPNRAECYASGTATFLLGGSICSRSCAFCQVKKGIPNAINIDECTQVAEAVKLLNLKYVVLTSVARDDLPDHGAKLFISTIDEIRKIDSTIKIEVLTPDLWGGGKNFNETNDLQTERLKMILDKDPICFNHNLETVERLQKEVRRGANYKKSLNLLKKSKEIAPHIQTKSGIMLGLGETLDEIKNTICDLQKIDCDQITIGQYLRPSFNHLAVKKYWDPSEFEYLYRFSKELGFKKVSSGPLVRSSYHAG, from the coding sequence ATGAGAGACAATGATCTAATCAAGAAAGAAAAAATCTTAAGACTTCCCTCTTGGATTAAATTTCCTATTAGTAAAGCTTCAGAGTTTGAAAAAATACAAACACTCATTAAAAAATCAAATATTCATACTATTTGTGAAGAAGCAAGATGTCCAAATAGAGCAGAATGTTATGCCTCAGGAACAGCCACTTTCTTACTGGGTGGATCAATATGTTCTCGTTCTTGTGCTTTTTGTCAGGTAAAAAAAGGTATACCTAATGCTATCAATATTGATGAATGTACTCAAGTCGCTGAAGCAGTGAAATTACTAAATTTGAAATATGTTGTTTTGACATCTGTAGCTAGAGACGATCTCCCTGATCATGGTGCAAAGTTGTTTATATCTACAATTGATGAGATTAGAAAAATTGATTCAACAATTAAAATAGAGGTTTTAACTCCTGATTTATGGGGTGGGGGCAAAAATTTTAATGAAACTAATGACCTTCAGACTGAGAGATTGAAGATGATTTTAGATAAAGATCCAATATGCTTTAATCATAATCTTGAAACTGTTGAAAGACTGCAAAAAGAAGTTAGGAGGGGTGCAAATTACAAAAAATCCCTTAATTTGCTAAAAAAATCTAAAGAAATTGCTCCTCATATTCAAACTAAATCAGGCATTATGTTAGGTCTTGGGGAAACATTGGATGAAATAAAAAATACAATTTGCGATCTCCAAAAAATAGATTGTGATCAAATTACAATTGGCCAATATTTAAGGCCCTCTTTCAATCATTTGGCAGTTAAGAAATATTGGGATCCATCAGAGTTTGAATATTTATATCGCTTTTCTAAGGAATTAGGATTCAAGAAAGTATCTTCTGGCCCCTTAGTTAGAAGTAGTTATCATGCAGGTTAA
- a CDS encoding rhodanese-related sulfurtransferase, translating to MTGKNYKIVSLYSFFPFQENLILDLKNKLLKIENENDLSGLFIFASEGINGTICAEKNVIDIVINLLNKYADNRNLNIKVNFSKNKIFKKLKIKIKKEIVTMGVPEINPSENNGTYIDSANWNKLIKNQNTIVIDTRNHYEVSIGTFQDSINPNTKNFSEFPKWVDDHLDTLLENKQSTNIAMFCTGGIRCEKATSLLKKKGYKNIYHLKGGILQYLDDIPKEKNLFEGECYVFDKRIALDQELEKGSYSICHACGMPVSIKDQERKEYIKGIQCHFCIDQFSDDDRKRFEERQKQIDRIKLENHKIHKD from the coding sequence ATGACAGGCAAGAATTATAAAATAGTTTCTCTTTACTCTTTCTTCCCATTTCAAGAAAACTTAATTCTTGATTTAAAAAATAAACTATTAAAAATCGAAAATGAAAACGATCTTTCAGGTTTATTTATTTTTGCTAGTGAGGGCATTAATGGAACTATTTGTGCTGAGAAAAATGTAATTGATATTGTTATCAATTTACTTAATAAATATGCAGATAATAGAAACTTGAATATTAAAGTAAACTTTTCAAAAAACAAAATCTTCAAAAAATTAAAAATAAAAATCAAGAAAGAAATAGTTACAATGGGTGTCCCTGAAATAAACCCTTCAGAAAATAATGGGACCTATATTGACTCAGCTAATTGGAATAAGTTAATTAAAAATCAAAATACAATAGTCATTGATACTAGAAATCATTATGAGGTGTCTATAGGTACATTTCAGGACTCTATAAACCCAAATACAAAAAACTTTAGCGAATTCCCAAAGTGGGTAGATGATCATTTAGATACCCTTTTAGAAAATAAACAGTCTACAAATATAGCAATGTTTTGTACCGGAGGAATAAGATGTGAAAAAGCTACTTCTTTGCTGAAAAAGAAAGGTTATAAAAATATATATCACCTAAAAGGGGGTATCCTTCAATACCTTGATGATATACCAAAAGAAAAAAACTTATTTGAAGGTGAATGTTATGTTTTTGATAAAAGAATTGCTTTAGACCAAGAATTAGAAAAAGGCTCATACTCGATTTGTCATGCATGTGGCATGCCAGTTTCGATTAAAGATCAAGAAAGAAAAGAATATATAAAGGGTATCCAATGTCATTTCTGCATAGATCAATTCAGTGATGATGATAGGAAAAGGTTTGAAGAGAGACAAAAACAGATTGATAGAATAAAACTGGAAAATCATAAAATCCATAAGGACTAA
- a CDS encoding ABC transporter ATP-binding protein has translation MSSKNNQNPIIRLYLNLIEERRLLFFAFLSSIINKILDLAPPVIIGLAVDIVVKEQNSWIAGFGIKEVPAQLIFLAFASGIVWSGESSFEYLYSILWRNLAQLSQHKLRIKAYEHIQELDMDFFENDNTGRLLSILNDDINQLERFLDQGANQIIQLFITVLIIGGTMIFVAPKIALFAFFPIPIIFLGSIKFQRKLAPKYRDVRNKAGLLASRLNNNLSGILTIKSFTKEKWELNRLNKESLDYQRSNKAAIKLSSAFIPLIRFAILFAFIAILLIGGFQTWNKTLDVGTYSFLVFITQRLLWPLTTLGHVLDDFQRSMASIDRVIDLIDTPIKIKDGKIKIEPKDIKGEIIFNNVNFNYPGRDLTLKNINFKIENNSTLGIVGLTGSGKSTIIKLLLRIYDSNNGSITLDGVSVKEINLRNLRKCISLVSQETYLFHGSVQENIAYGSINPSIKDIIKASKIAEAHKFIEQLPDGYKTIVGERGQRLSGGQRQRIALARAVLKDAPILILDEATASVDNETEALIQKSLSKITKERTTIVIAHRLSTIKNADNIVVIDKGKIVESGKHEKLLDQNKIYADLWNVQVGI, from the coding sequence ATGAGTTCTAAGAACAATCAAAATCCAATAATTAGACTTTATTTAAATCTGATTGAGGAAAGAAGGTTACTATTTTTTGCTTTTCTTAGTTCCATAATTAATAAAATATTAGATTTAGCTCCCCCTGTAATAATTGGTCTTGCAGTGGATATAGTTGTTAAGGAACAGAATTCATGGATTGCTGGTTTTGGAATAAAAGAAGTTCCAGCACAATTGATTTTTCTCGCATTTGCTTCAGGAATAGTTTGGTCTGGTGAATCCTCCTTTGAATATTTATATTCGATTTTATGGAGGAATTTGGCTCAGCTATCGCAACATAAATTAAGAATAAAAGCTTATGAGCATATCCAAGAATTAGATATGGATTTTTTTGAAAATGATAATACTGGAAGGCTATTATCTATTTTGAATGATGATATAAATCAACTCGAGAGATTTCTAGACCAAGGGGCTAATCAGATTATTCAGTTATTTATAACTGTCTTAATAATTGGGGGCACTATGATTTTTGTCGCTCCAAAAATCGCTTTATTTGCTTTCTTTCCTATTCCAATTATATTTTTAGGATCAATTAAATTTCAAAGGAAGCTTGCTCCAAAATACAGAGATGTTAGAAATAAAGCTGGACTGTTGGCATCAAGGCTTAATAATAATTTAAGTGGAATTCTAACCATAAAAAGTTTTACTAAAGAAAAATGGGAACTAAATAGATTAAATAAAGAAAGTCTTGATTATCAAAGAAGTAATAAGGCTGCAATAAAATTATCTTCTGCTTTTATCCCTCTTATAAGATTTGCAATTTTATTTGCTTTTATAGCGATTCTGTTAATTGGAGGTTTCCAAACTTGGAATAAGACACTTGATGTAGGTACTTATAGTTTTTTAGTGTTTATTACACAAAGATTGTTATGGCCTTTAACTACTTTGGGGCATGTTTTAGATGATTTTCAAAGATCTATGGCTTCAATAGATAGAGTAATTGATCTCATAGATACGCCTATAAAAATAAAAGATGGAAAAATAAAAATTGAACCTAAAGATATTAAAGGAGAAATTATTTTTAATAATGTAAATTTTAATTATCCTGGACGAGATTTAACTTTAAAAAATATAAATTTCAAAATTGAAAATAACTCAACATTAGGAATTGTTGGTTTAACAGGTTCTGGGAAAAGTACAATAATAAAACTACTACTTAGAATTTACGATAGTAATAATGGGTCAATAACCTTGGATGGGGTTTCTGTTAAAGAAATAAATTTGAGGAATTTAAGAAAATGTATCTCTTTAGTAAGTCAAGAAACTTATTTATTTCATGGCAGTGTACAAGAAAATATTGCTTATGGCTCAATCAACCCAAGTATTAAAGATATTATTAAAGCTTCAAAGATTGCGGAAGCTCATAAATTTATTGAACAATTACCAGATGGTTATAAAACTATAGTGGGGGAGAGGGGCCAAAGGCTCTCAGGCGGGCAACGTCAAAGAATTGCCTTGGCGAGAGCTGTTTTAAAGGATGCTCCAATATTAATATTAGATGAAGCTACAGCTTCAGTTGATAATGAAACAGAGGCTTTAATTCAAAAATCGTTATCTAAAATCACAAAAGAAAGAACAACTATAGTAATAGCTCATAGATTAAGCACTATAAAAAATGCGGATAATATCGTAGTTATTGATAAAGGTAAAATAGTTGAAAGCGGAAAACATGAAAAACTATTAGATCAGAACAAAATATATGCTGATTTGTGGAATGTTCAAGTAGGAATCTAG
- the recR gene encoding recombination mediator RecR → MITYTKPLSKLIGHFEKFPGIGPRTAQRLALFILKQPESTIKDFSKALLEAHSNVGRCKKCFNLTSEDECEICKNTERNQKLICVVSETKDLLALERAREFKGVYHVIGGLISPMDSVGPELLEIRSLVERVSKSEIDEIILALTPSVEGDTTSLYIGKLLTPFTKVTRIAYGLPMGSELEYVDEVTLARALEGRTKLN, encoded by the coding sequence TTGATTACTTATACCAAACCGCTTTCAAAATTAATTGGTCATTTTGAGAAATTTCCCGGGATTGGTCCAAGAACAGCGCAAAGATTAGCCCTGTTTATTTTAAAACAACCTGAAAGTACAATAAAAGATTTTTCAAAGGCTCTATTAGAAGCTCATAGTAATGTTGGTCGTTGCAAAAAATGTTTCAATTTGACTTCAGAAGATGAATGTGAAATTTGTAAAAATACTGAAAGAAATCAAAAACTAATCTGTGTAGTATCAGAAACTAAAGATTTGCTTGCTTTGGAGCGCGCCAGAGAATTTAAAGGTGTTTACCATGTTATTGGAGGTTTAATATCTCCAATGGATTCTGTTGGCCCCGAACTCTTAGAAATAAGAAGCTTGGTAGAAAGAGTTAGTAAGTCTGAAATAGATGAGATCATATTGGCATTGACCCCCAGTGTTGAGGGAGATACAACAAGTCTTTATATTGGAAAATTGTTAACCCCTTTTACTAAAGTTACAAGGATTGCATATGGCCTCCCAATGGGCAGTGAACTTGAATATGTGGATGAAGTTACACTCGCAAGGGCCTTGGAAGGAAGAACAAAACTAAATTAG
- a CDS encoding AAA family ATPase, whose amino-acid sequence MTKTTTDIEKFQYDHIFNLILAIFKFSEKKYGNFVKDVLRILLEFEKNGETIIDVDNSLIIFELLEDDWPNKHIDVLKNIGLIGSLHSPFVLINRKLSLSKWSKKIERVINSFLKKIDTDNLMNSIIYKDNNKIDQIKNIFKYSNLVFLQGGPGTGKTTLIINLILELLQIDNFLNIGLSAPTGKATARLKEALNDKKNISFSNFLDQIEFQTLHRWILNSQNKSLKLKFKLKELDIFIIDEMSMVNIDLIESVLNLLAKDCKIILVGDKNQLSPVNNCSIWNYLFEYSDNSSIKSCVVNLEKTYRNIGDIALISSLIFNNDFSLFNQKIKELEKDNNSKEITISKSREKDIPKDLLFSITSYLKQLNISTSNLSKKKYIFDESINNLLLNEKDLVDKIFFDLQSHLILCEKNSGIWSVEYLNEIVFGQKKPYDLKTLNEGVPIMCTKNNNELGLSNGDIGVLIGLKNKRKYLFRKFNDNNEEIVSLIDPTNLENVVPAIAITIHKSQGSESEKVNILWSQNYRRNQYAVKEKKDNQNIFCRDNFERRLFYTAVTRAKKSLNIYYLN is encoded by the coding sequence ATGACTAAAACTACTACAGATATTGAAAAGTTCCAATACGATCATATATTTAATTTAATCTTAGCTATTTTCAAATTTAGTGAAAAAAAATATGGAAATTTCGTAAAAGATGTATTAAGAATTTTATTAGAGTTTGAAAAAAATGGTGAAACTATTATTGATGTTGATAATAGTTTAATAATCTTTGAATTATTAGAAGATGATTGGCCCAATAAACATATAGATGTTCTAAAAAATATAGGTTTGATTGGTTCCCTTCATTCTCCATTCGTATTAATAAATAGAAAATTATCCTTATCAAAATGGTCAAAAAAGATAGAAAGAGTTATTAATTCATTTCTAAAAAAAATAGATACCGATAATTTAATGAACTCAATAATTTATAAAGATAATAATAAAATTGATCAAATTAAAAACATATTTAAATATTCAAACTTAGTTTTCCTTCAAGGAGGACCAGGTACGGGTAAAACCACTTTAATAATAAACTTAATACTAGAACTCCTTCAAATTGATAACTTTTTAAATATTGGTTTATCTGCTCCAACTGGTAAAGCTACAGCTCGTTTAAAAGAAGCTCTTAATGATAAAAAAAATATTTCCTTTAGCAATTTTCTAGACCAAATAGAATTTCAAACTTTACATAGATGGATTTTAAATTCTCAAAATAAATCTCTTAAGTTGAAATTTAAACTAAAAGAGCTTGATATTTTCATAATTGATGAAATGTCAATGGTTAATATCGATTTGATTGAATCAGTTTTAAATTTGCTAGCAAAGGACTGTAAAATTATTTTAGTTGGAGATAAAAATCAATTGTCTCCAGTAAATAACTGTTCTATATGGAATTATTTGTTTGAATATTCCGATAATAGTTCAATTAAATCTTGTGTTGTAAATTTAGAAAAAACTTATAGAAATATTGGAGATATAGCATTAATTAGTAGTTTAATATTTAATAATGATTTTTCTTTATTTAATCAAAAGATAAAAGAATTAGAAAAAGATAATAATTCAAAAGAAATTACTATTTCAAAGAGTAGAGAAAAAGATATTCCAAAAGATCTACTATTTTCGATTACAAGTTATTTAAAACAGTTAAATATTTCAACTTCAAATTTAAGTAAAAAAAAATATATATTTGATGAGAGTATTAATAATTTATTGCTAAATGAAAAAGATTTAGTAGATAAGATATTTTTCGATTTGCAAAGTCACTTGATTTTATGCGAAAAAAATTCCGGAATATGGAGTGTTGAATATTTGAATGAAATTGTTTTTGGTCAAAAAAAACCCTATGACCTTAAAACTCTTAATGAGGGTGTTCCGATCATGTGTACAAAAAATAATAATGAACTTGGATTGTCAAATGGGGATATCGGAGTACTTATAGGGTTAAAAAATAAAAGAAAATATCTTTTTAGAAAATTTAATGATAATAACGAAGAAATTGTATCATTAATTGATCCAACTAATCTAGAAAATGTTGTACCAGCAATAGCCATTACTATTCATAAATCTCAAGGAAGTGAATCTGAAAAAGTAAACATTTTGTGGTCCCAAAATTATAGAAGAAATCAATATGCTGTAAAAGAAAAAAAAGATAATCAAAATATCTTTTGCAGAGATAATTTTGAAAGAAGGTTATTTTATACTGCTGTTACAAGAGCGAAAAAATCTTTAAATATATATTACTTAAATTAA
- a CDS encoding DEAD/DEAH box helicase — translation MAFKKDSNSLGSEREKSNNEDSSLIEFKNLDNKNEIESQLLEVSQGDNNENGFLDFGFNQSILNSLKNKGYKNPTPIQKAAIPELMLGRDLLGQAQTGTGKTAAFALPLIEKLTDNKELNAKVLVMTPTRELATQVAEAFKSYSSESRNFKTVAIYGGTDYRNQISALKRKVDVVVGTPGRIMDHIRQGTFKIKDINCLVLDEADEMLNMGFLEDIEWIIDQLPENKQMVLFSATMPSEIRNIAKKYLNDPAEILIKSVKKETQLISQKFLYVQRHHKLDALKRIIELNNEGVIIFVRTKLLTTSIAEALENSGHTVAVLNGDIPQNQRENTVDRLKKGFINILVATDVAARGLDVERIKLVVNYDFPFDKETYTHRIGRTGRAGRSGEAILFVNQREKHFLRNLENSTGTKIEEINIPSNKIINEKRMEKLIDNVNESSLAKDENEENKALIIDVLDNLKEKYSMDDSNIAMAAINLVIGNKSFFVNDDDSWINKQNNTDRNRSNRNSNNRMRNSNRRNNYQNDSFETYKFNFGKFDGVRVANIISSICNSTNINGRSIGKIQIFNDYSLVDLPKDLHRETKNKLKKIKVRN, via the coding sequence ATGGCTTTTAAAAAAGACAGTAATTCTCTTGGCAGTGAGCGGGAAAAGTCTAATAATGAAGATTCTTCCCTAATAGAGTTCAAGAACTTAGATAACAAAAACGAAATTGAATCTCAACTATTGGAAGTATCGCAAGGAGATAATAATGAGAACGGATTTCTCGATTTTGGGTTTAATCAATCGATCTTAAACTCGTTAAAAAATAAAGGATATAAAAATCCAACTCCCATCCAAAAAGCTGCAATTCCTGAACTAATGTTAGGCAGGGATTTACTGGGCCAAGCACAAACAGGAACAGGAAAGACTGCAGCTTTCGCATTACCATTAATAGAAAAGCTTACAGATAATAAAGAATTAAATGCCAAGGTTTTAGTTATGACTCCTACAAGAGAATTAGCAACTCAAGTGGCAGAAGCTTTTAAAAGTTATAGTTCTGAATCTAGAAATTTTAAGACGGTTGCAATATATGGAGGAACCGACTATCGAAATCAAATTTCTGCATTAAAAAGAAAAGTTGACGTAGTAGTTGGAACCCCAGGCCGAATAATGGATCATATAAGGCAAGGGACTTTTAAAATTAAAGATATAAATTGTCTTGTTTTAGATGAGGCAGATGAAATGTTAAATATGGGTTTTCTTGAAGATATTGAATGGATAATAGATCAACTTCCAGAAAATAAGCAGATGGTATTGTTTTCAGCAACAATGCCTAGTGAGATAAGAAATATAGCAAAAAAATATCTAAATGATCCCGCCGAAATATTAATCAAAAGTGTCAAAAAAGAAACTCAATTAATTTCGCAAAAATTTCTATATGTACAAAGGCATCATAAGTTAGATGCTTTAAAAAGAATAATAGAACTTAATAACGAAGGAGTAATTATTTTTGTTAGGACAAAACTACTTACTACTTCAATAGCTGAAGCTTTAGAGAATTCAGGTCATACTGTGGCAGTACTTAATGGAGATATACCTCAAAATCAAAGAGAAAATACTGTAGACAGATTGAAAAAAGGATTTATTAATATCCTTGTTGCAACTGATGTCGCAGCTAGAGGATTAGATGTTGAGAGGATAAAACTTGTTGTTAATTACGATTTTCCTTTTGACAAGGAAACATATACTCACAGAATTGGAAGAACTGGAAGAGCAGGCAGATCAGGTGAAGCAATTTTATTTGTTAATCAAAGAGAAAAACATTTTCTAAGAAACTTAGAAAACTCAACAGGAACCAAGATTGAAGAAATTAATATACCAAGTAATAAAATAATAAATGAAAAAAGGATGGAGAAACTTATAGATAATGTTAATGAGAGTTCTTTAGCTAAAGATGAAAATGAAGAAAATAAAGCTTTGATTATTGATGTACTAGATAATTTAAAAGAAAAATACTCTATGGATGACTCAAATATTGCAATGGCTGCGATTAATTTAGTAATAGGTAATAAATCATTTTTTGTTAATGACGATGATTCTTGGATAAATAAACAAAATAATACTGATCGAAATAGATCAAATAGAAATAGTAATAATCGTATGAGAAATTCAAATAGAAGAAATAATTATCAAAATGATTCTTTTGAAACCTACAAATTTAACTTTGGTAAATTTGATGGAGTTAGAGTTGCAAATATTATATCCTCAATCTGTAATTCAACTAATATAAATGGTAGATCCATAGGTAAGATACAGATTTTTAATGATTACAGTTTGGTAGATTTACCCAAAGATCTGCATAGAGAAACTAAAAATAAATTAAAAAAAATTAAAGTCAGAAATTAG